The following are encoded in a window of Sandaracinaceae bacterium genomic DNA:
- a CDS encoding GTPase domain-containing protein, with protein sequence MPLVSHGRRELQLKLVYYGPGLGGKTTNLSHIHSHSRADHRGKLISLMTEAERTLFFDLLPMELGLFRDYRVRLHLCTVPGQIALDTTRQLVLRNVDGIVFVVDSQPGRMEANHESIRNLWDNLRLQGDDPDRMPMVVQYNKRDLPGVTPIPELREELGIPAGVPEFEASAVEGVGVFDTLKAITRECLKLIPDPAKLPEGRTDSVTPEKRPSLYPEDFATAPTALAAKVAPASVEVSVPAAPKVPQLRREQS encoded by the coding sequence GTGCCTCTGGTCTCCCACGGTCGCCGCGAACTCCAGCTCAAGCTCGTGTACTACGGGCCGGGCCTTGGCGGCAAGACCACCAACCTGTCGCACATCCACAGCCACAGCCGGGCAGACCACCGCGGCAAGCTCATCTCACTGATGACGGAAGCGGAGCGCACGCTCTTCTTCGACCTGCTGCCCATGGAGCTGGGGCTGTTCCGCGACTACCGCGTGCGCCTGCACCTGTGCACCGTGCCGGGGCAGATCGCGCTCGACACCACGCGCCAGCTCGTGCTGCGCAACGTGGACGGCATCGTGTTCGTGGTGGACAGCCAGCCTGGGCGCATGGAGGCCAACCACGAGAGCATCCGCAACCTGTGGGACAACCTGCGGCTGCAGGGCGACGACCCCGACCGCATGCCCATGGTGGTGCAGTACAACAAGCGCGACCTGCCGGGGGTCACGCCCATCCCGGAGCTGCGCGAGGAGCTGGGCATCCCGGCCGGCGTGCCCGAGTTCGAGGCGTCGGCCGTGGAGGGCGTGGGCGTCTTCGACACGCTCAAGGCCATCACGCGCGAGTGCCTGAAGCTCATCCCGGACCCGGCCAAGCTGCCCGAGGGCCGCACGGACTCGGTCACGCCCGAGAAGCGCCCGAGCCTCTATCCGGAGGACTTCGCCACCGCGCCGACGGCCCTCGCGGCCAAGGTCGCTCCCGCCTCGGTTGAGGTCAGCGTGCCTGCGGCGCCCAAGGTCCCCCAGCTGCGCCGCGAACAGTCGTGA
- the groES gene encoding co-chaperone GroES — MGVRPLYDRVLVKRVEEETKTAGGIYIPATATEKPQRGKVIAVGGGKLLDSGEVRALDVKKGDTVLFAKYSGTEVKIDGDDHLILREDDILGVIVKS; from the coding sequence ATGGGCGTACGTCCTTTGTATGACCGCGTGCTCGTCAAGCGCGTGGAGGAAGAGACCAAGACCGCCGGGGGTATCTACATCCCGGCCACGGCCACCGAGAAGCCCCAGCGCGGCAAGGTCATCGCCGTCGGCGGCGGCAAGCTGCTGGACAGCGGCGAGGTTCGTGCCCTCGATGTCAAGAAGGGGGACACGGTCCTCTTCGCCAAGTACTCGGGCACCGAAGTGAAGATCGACGGTGACGACCATCTCATCCTGCGCGAGGACGACATCCTCGGCGTCATCGTCAAAAGCTGA
- the groL gene encoding chaperonin GroEL (60 kDa chaperone family; promotes refolding of misfolded polypeptides especially under stressful conditions; forms two stacked rings of heptamers to form a barrel-shaped 14mer; ends can be capped by GroES; misfolded proteins enter the barrel where they are refolded when GroES binds) produces the protein MAAKEILYDATARERILAGVNALANTVKVTLGPKGRNVVIEKSFGSPTITKDGVTVAKEIELKDKFENMGAQMVREVASKTSDVAGDGTTTATVLAQAIFFEGVKMVAAGHNPMEIRRGIEAGVAHVVKNLEKLSQPTKDPKEIAQVGTISANGDKAIGDIIAKAMEKVGREGVITVEEAKGLETELEIVEGMQFDRGYLSPYFVTDSERMVAEFEDVYLLICEKKIGSMKDLLPVLEAVARQQKPLLIIAEDIEGEALATLVVNRLRGTLQCVAVKAPGFGDRRKAMLQDIAILTGGSVVSEELGIKLENVAVTDLGKAKRITIDKDNTVIVDGGGKKADIKGRIETIRRQVEETTSDYDREKLQERLAKLVGGVAVIKVGAATEVEMKEKKARVEDALHATRAASEEGIVPGGGVALIRAQKGLDKLDVSDAQRIGVNILSRAIEEPLRQISANCGLEGSIVVNEVRKGKGAYGFNAATEEYMDLVAAGVIDPTKVVRTALQNAASVSGVLLTTECLIAEAPKPEAKDDHSGHGHGH, from the coding sequence ATGGCTGCCAAAGAAATCCTCTATGATGCAACCGCGCGCGAGCGCATCCTGGCCGGCGTCAACGCCCTCGCCAACACCGTCAAGGTGACCCTCGGCCCCAAGGGCCGTAACGTGGTCATCGAGAAGAGCTTCGGCTCCCCGACGATCACCAAGGACGGCGTCACCGTCGCCAAGGAGATCGAGCTCAAGGACAAGTTCGAGAACATGGGCGCCCAGATGGTGCGCGAAGTGGCGAGCAAGACGTCCGACGTGGCCGGTGACGGCACCACGACGGCCACCGTCCTCGCCCAAGCCATCTTCTTCGAAGGCGTGAAGATGGTCGCCGCGGGTCACAACCCCATGGAGATCCGTCGCGGCATCGAGGCCGGCGTGGCCCACGTCGTGAAGAACCTCGAGAAGCTGTCGCAGCCCACCAAGGATCCGAAGGAGATCGCCCAGGTCGGCACCATCAGCGCCAACGGCGACAAGGCCATCGGCGACATCATCGCGAAGGCCATGGAGAAGGTCGGCCGCGAGGGCGTCATCACGGTGGAAGAGGCCAAGGGCCTCGAGACCGAGCTCGAGATCGTCGAGGGCATGCAGTTCGACCGCGGCTACCTGTCGCCGTACTTCGTGACCGACAGCGAGCGCATGGTGGCGGAGTTCGAGGACGTCTACCTGCTCATCTGCGAGAAGAAGATCGGCAGCATGAAGGACTTGCTGCCGGTGCTCGAGGCCGTGGCGCGTCAGCAGAAGCCGCTCCTCATCATCGCCGAGGACATCGAGGGCGAGGCACTCGCCACGCTCGTCGTGAACCGTCTGCGCGGCACGCTGCAGTGCGTCGCCGTGAAGGCGCCGGGCTTCGGTGACCGCCGCAAGGCCATGCTCCAGGACATCGCCATCCTCACCGGCGGCAGCGTCGTGAGCGAGGAGCTCGGCATCAAGCTCGAGAACGTGGCCGTGACCGACCTGGGCAAGGCCAAGCGCATCACCATCGACAAGGACAACACGGTCATCGTCGACGGTGGCGGCAAGAAGGCCGACATCAAGGGCCGCATCGAGACCATCCGCCGTCAGGTGGAAGAGACCACCAGCGACTACGACCGTGAGAAGCTCCAGGAGCGCCTCGCGAAGCTGGTCGGCGGCGTGGCCGTCATCAAGGTGGGCGCGGCGACCGAGGTGGAGATGAAGGAGAAGAAGGCCCGCGTCGAAGACGCGCTCCACGCGACTCGCGCGGCCAGCGAAGAGGGCATCGTGCCGGGCGGCGGCGTGGCTCTGATCCGCGCGCAGAAGGGGCTCGACAAGCTCGACGTCTCCGACGCGCAGCGCATCGGCGTCAACATCCTGTCGCGCGCCATCGAGGAACCCCTCCGCCAGATCTCGGCGAACTGCGGCCTCGAGGGCAGCATCGTCGTGAACGAGGTCCGCAAGGGCAAGGGCGCGTACGGCTTCAACGCCGCCACCGAGGAGTACATGGACCTGGTCGCCGCCGGCGTCATCGACCCCACCAAGGTCGTGCGCACCGCGCTCCAGAACGCCGCGTCGGTCTCCGGCGTGCTGCTCACCACCGAGTGTCTCATCGCCGAGGCTCCCAAGCCCGAGGCGAAGGACGACCACAGCGGTCACGGCCACGGCCACTGA
- a CDS encoding TonB-dependent receptor, giving the protein MDQVLPSRDPSLGRRGIWFRGDTRLNLGRGVALEAGTGVSLNRLSQYGIGRLRQLFIDEFIFAQTYVTLTTPVGITARVFWNMETADAELAVEPPAAIPLVTRDLETHIVDADVNYRTQFHLGVDHNAAVGVSYRWKSIEWNWLSDDHTQNHFAAYLTDTLQLRSDLQAVVNFRLDSHPLLDRIQYSPRLALAYQPTERSSLRGTFGLAFRSPTFLESYVDLPVSVPGLRGVSALSLGSKRLAPERMLTTEVGYRNQDSDYFALEVTAYLNLVDDAIVSSEVSAYTLGDYGSGVTAYADDIAAFSVGQVRNQNESARFMQLGAELGVRVFPVRGLDVYGNYSLHDTRVVSGVPSLGREDDQRTSRHKLNLGAQYRAPFGLDLGVDFHWVSSQLWVETIPDAESGASFGRFPLPAYAVLNARVGYRLLDGRLQLGVVGTNLVDPRHREHPLGQRVDRRVLGTVNLGF; this is encoded by the coding sequence GTGGACCAGGTGCTGCCCAGCCGCGACCCCTCGCTCGGGCGTCGTGGCATCTGGTTCCGCGGTGACACGCGCCTCAACCTGGGCCGCGGAGTGGCGCTCGAGGCCGGCACGGGCGTCAGCCTCAACCGCCTCAGCCAGTACGGCATCGGGCGCCTGCGTCAGCTGTTCATCGACGAGTTCATCTTCGCGCAGACCTACGTCACGCTCACCACGCCTGTGGGCATCACGGCGCGCGTGTTCTGGAACATGGAGACGGCCGACGCCGAGCTCGCCGTAGAACCGCCGGCCGCCATCCCGCTGGTCACGCGCGACCTCGAGACGCACATCGTCGACGCCGACGTGAACTACCGCACGCAGTTCCACCTGGGTGTGGACCACAACGCCGCCGTGGGCGTGAGCTACCGGTGGAAGTCCATCGAGTGGAACTGGCTGAGCGACGACCACACACAGAACCACTTCGCCGCGTACCTCACCGACACGCTGCAGCTGCGCAGCGATCTCCAGGCCGTCGTGAACTTCCGCCTGGACAGCCACCCGCTGCTCGACCGCATCCAATACAGCCCGCGCCTGGCGCTGGCCTATCAGCCCACGGAGCGCTCGTCGCTGCGCGGCACCTTCGGGCTCGCGTTCCGCAGCCCCACGTTCCTCGAGTCCTACGTGGACCTGCCGGTGTCCGTGCCGGGCCTGCGCGGCGTGTCGGCGCTGTCGCTGGGCAGTAAGCGCCTCGCGCCGGAGCGCATGCTCACCACCGAGGTGGGCTACCGCAACCAGGACTCCGACTACTTCGCGCTCGAGGTCACCGCGTACCTGAACCTGGTGGACGACGCCATCGTGTCGAGCGAGGTGAGCGCCTACACGCTGGGGGACTACGGCAGCGGGGTCACCGCGTATGCCGACGACATCGCGGCCTTCAGCGTAGGCCAGGTGCGCAATCAGAACGAGTCTGCGCGCTTCATGCAGCTGGGCGCCGAGCTGGGAGTGCGCGTCTTCCCCGTGCGTGGCCTCGACGTGTACGGGAACTACAGCCTGCACGACACGCGCGTGGTGAGCGGCGTGCCTTCGCTCGGGCGTGAGGACGACCAGCGCACCAGCCGGCACAAGCTCAACCTGGGCGCGCAGTACCGTGCGCCGTTCGGCCTCGACCTCGGCGTGGACTTCCACTGGGTGAGCTCGCAACTGTGGGTGGAGACCATCCCCGATGCCGAGTCGGGCGCGAGCTTCGGGCGGTTCCCCCTGCCGGCCTACGCGGTGCTCAACGCGCGTGTGGGCTACCGCCTGCTGGACGGGCGCCTGCAGCTGGGGGTGGTGGGCACCAACTTGGTGGATCCGCGCCACCGCGAGCACCCGCTCGGGCAGCGCGTGGATCGCCGCGTGCTGGGGACAGTGAACCTGGGCTTCTAG
- a CDS encoding TonB-dependent receptor plug domain-containing protein — MNPCASSACCPPTSDRASRPRRLAWLLALTGALLTAVPVAHADERTEARRLFREGMTLVERGDAQGIALLEEAYEILPHPHVIYNIARAYAELGLYRESIDAFERYLEWDPADAAEVSEFIASMQEILDEQARERENESQAMPEHEQATPTESSEAATERTPERVTDLPSEARNQGVYEEQVVSASRFVESAVSAPSSTTIITAQDIRMSGLQTLAEVLRRAVGVEVMALSPGDQQVSIRGLNQRQSNKVLVFIDGRSVYIDSLGSTFWNVLPVGLDDIERIEIIRGAASAVYGADAFSGLINIITRAPGEGGSHVSMTAGSHGTLRTETVAHGRQSIASFRVAGG; from the coding sequence GTGAATCCGTGCGCCTCTTCCGCGTGCTGCCCACCGACTAGCGACCGTGCGTCGCGGCCGCGGCGCCTCGCGTGGCTGCTGGCGCTCACGGGCGCGCTGCTCACCGCGGTGCCGGTGGCGCACGCCGACGAGCGCACCGAGGCGCGCCGCTTGTTCCGCGAGGGCATGACGCTGGTGGAGCGCGGTGATGCGCAGGGCATCGCGCTGCTCGAAGAGGCCTACGAGATCCTCCCGCACCCGCACGTCATCTACAACATCGCGCGGGCCTACGCCGAGCTGGGGCTGTACCGCGAGAGCATCGACGCCTTCGAGCGCTACCTCGAGTGGGACCCGGCCGACGCGGCCGAGGTGAGCGAGTTCATCGCCAGCATGCAGGAGATCCTGGACGAGCAGGCACGCGAGCGGGAGAACGAGAGCCAGGCCATGCCCGAGCACGAGCAGGCCACGCCCACCGAGAGCAGCGAGGCCGCCACCGAGCGCACCCCCGAGCGCGTCACCGACCTGCCGAGCGAGGCCCGCAACCAGGGCGTCTACGAAGAGCAGGTGGTGTCCGCGTCGCGCTTCGTGGAGTCGGCCGTCTCGGCGCCCAGCTCCACCACCATCATCACCGCGCAGGACATCCGCATGAGCGGGTTGCAGACACTGGCCGAGGTGCTGCGCCGCGCGGTGGGCGTGGAGGTCATGGCGCTCAGCCCGGGCGACCAGCAGGTGTCCATTCGTGGCCTCAACCAGCGCCAGTCCAACAAGGTGCTGGTCTTCATCGACGGCCGCTCCGTGTACATCGACTCACTGGGCAGCACCTTCTGGAACGTGCTGCCGGTGGGCCTCGACGACATCGAGCGCATCGAGATCATCCGCGGCGCCGCGTCGGCGGTCTATGGCGCCGATGCGTTCTCGGGGCTAATCAACATCATCACGCGCGCGCCGGGCGAGGGCGGCTCGCACGTCTCCATGACCGCGGGCTCGCACGGCACCCTGCGCACCGAGACGGTGGCCCACGGGCGCCAGTCCATCGCGTCGTTCCGCGTGGCGGGCGGCTAA
- a CDS encoding serine/threonine protein kinase: MAHDPVEPGASTLQGTLVADKYQILGAVASGGMGTVYRARHLHLDRDVAIKLMHARHFDNREYMARFRLEAQKAAGLEHPGIVEVRDFGEDAVLGPYLEMELLSGFSLRELLQAVGPLPIEVVVHCIAECLDALHYAHGKGILHRDLKPANLFVARVGDGFQTKILDFGLAKAILGDSSGAGHETLTKTGVVLGTLTYMSPEHFADFKSVDQRTDLYSLAASAYELLTGRPVVSGTSFIECVDKVSRGLHRQHPAELRPAVSPELDAVIARALRVDPRERFADAEAMRVALLACVRDPGEAQRTLRRLIVVEDALAKPRHRPTPSDQSDDALGFRMEATDDDPTVMGKPVFDDDDAPTTIAASPLELAGVTVLVSDSLKPGAPQPAPFSALDTPPASALETLPGRPLSPARRRGIPSTLWGAPIWFWAAALGLVIILVAIVLARRPAAQQPAITPPPAPPAQAGGATQAPGPLEGESPAAAHGTTPPAEDATDATAAGQSAQGDHPQGDVAPTNGSETVVARRTREARAPGDDTADSTTTAPAAGGATTLDINTIPAARVFLDGVDTGRRTPIRGLVVTPGRHVVELRVGDTSHRYPVVASPGESVRLFRVLPTD; encoded by the coding sequence ATGGCCCACGATCCGGTCGAACCCGGCGCCTCGACGCTGCAAGGCACGCTCGTCGCCGACAAGTACCAGATCCTGGGTGCGGTGGCGTCGGGCGGCATGGGCACGGTGTACCGCGCGCGGCACCTGCACCTCGACCGCGACGTGGCCATCAAGCTCATGCACGCGCGGCACTTCGACAACCGCGAGTACATGGCGCGCTTCCGCCTCGAGGCGCAGAAGGCGGCTGGCCTCGAGCACCCCGGAATCGTGGAGGTGCGCGACTTCGGTGAGGACGCCGTGCTGGGGCCCTATCTCGAGATGGAGCTGCTCTCGGGGTTCTCGCTGCGCGAGCTGCTGCAGGCCGTGGGGCCGCTGCCCATCGAGGTGGTGGTGCACTGCATCGCCGAGTGCCTGGACGCGCTCCACTACGCGCACGGGAAGGGCATCCTGCACCGTGACCTCAAGCCCGCGAACCTCTTCGTGGCGCGCGTGGGCGACGGCTTCCAGACCAAGATCCTGGACTTCGGGCTGGCCAAGGCCATCCTCGGGGACTCGTCCGGGGCCGGGCACGAGACGCTCACCAAGACGGGCGTGGTGCTGGGCACGCTCACCTACATGAGCCCCGAGCACTTCGCGGACTTCAAGAGCGTGGACCAGCGCACGGACCTCTACTCGCTGGCGGCCAGCGCGTACGAGCTGCTCACGGGGCGCCCAGTGGTCAGCGGCACCTCGTTCATCGAGTGCGTGGACAAGGTCTCGCGCGGGCTGCATCGGCAGCACCCCGCAGAGCTCCGGCCGGCCGTCTCCCCCGAGCTGGACGCGGTCATCGCGCGGGCCCTGCGGGTGGACCCGCGCGAGCGCTTCGCCGACGCCGAGGCCATGCGGGTGGCGCTCCTGGCCTGTGTGCGTGACCCGGGCGAAGCCCAGCGCACGCTGCGTCGCTTGATCGTGGTGGAGGACGCGCTCGCCAAGCCGCGCCACCGGCCCACGCCGTCCGACCAGAGCGACGACGCGCTGGGCTTCCGCATGGAGGCCACGGACGACGACCCCACCGTAATGGGCAAGCCGGTCTTCGACGACGACGACGCGCCCACCACCATCGCCGCGTCCCCGCTCGAGCTGGCTGGCGTGACGGTGCTGGTGTCGGACTCGCTGAAGCCCGGGGCACCTCAGCCGGCTCCGTTCTCGGCGCTGGACACGCCGCCCGCTTCGGCGCTCGAGACGCTGCCAGGCCGCCCGCTGAGCCCCGCACGGCGCCGCGGAATCCCCAGCACGCTCTGGGGTGCGCCCATCTGGTTCTGGGCCGCGGCGCTGGGCCTGGTCATCATCTTGGTAGCCATCGTGCTGGCCAGGCGGCCTGCGGCACAGCAGCCGGCCATCACCCCTCCGCCCGCGCCGCCCGCCCAGGCTGGCGGTGCCACGCAGGCGCCCGGGCCTCTCGAGGGCGAGTCGCCGGCGGCAGCCCATGGGACCACGCCACCCGCAGAGGACGCCACGGACGCTACCGCAGCCGGTCAGTCGGCCCAGGGCGACCACCCGCAGGGAGACGTTGCTCCCACCAACGGCAGCGAGACCGTAGTGGCGCGCCGCACACGTGAGGCGCGCGCTCCTGGCGACGACACGGCCGACAGCACCACCACCGCGCCCGCCGCCGGTGGCGCCACCACGCTGGACATCAACACCATCCCCGCGGCGCGCGTCTTCCTCGACGGAGTGGACACCGGCAGGCGCACGCCCATCCGCGGGCTGGTGGTCACGCCGGGCCGGCACGTGGTGGAGCTCCGGGTGGGCGACACCTCGCACCGCTACCCTGTGGTAGCTTCGCCGGGTGAATCCGTGCGCCTCTTCCGCGTGCTGCCCACCGACTAG
- a CDS encoding DUF4175 family protein, with translation MTTAPGDLEAYLRRVRFRAGSLVVLRAVGVGLAAGALALALAALGLGPLPQPLVAILAVVASVLMGAALAVRELRRTRALRGAGATQLFAHLSPQLASRAKSVLELTAAPPGASLDLVRAHRAGVERDLRALPLGAVTPLGTWLPVRLLAGVLLVMLASGLTLQTSRGRAGAYALIHAFDQHEPGARRADLVAETQATLRFPAYRARPAETHPGADALQLPHGTTVTYRVRFHSEPSRAALRLPSGEARLTPAVDPPSDGLWYTAEFVASTSGAVEIAIQPSEGDEWAADRRARTLRVLPDAEPVASLAGPEGGADLPLDLPTRIGYAATDDVGVVEVALIIARPDGTEERRVLSRNPANQALPLVQGSAEILPIDLGAQPGDRLTLTLEAQDGDVLTGPHLTRSAPLALRVASAGTRREELLAGLEALFTAALDTLAERLEVPLLRPDRSDATDLARHDHLAQLERGLLSALRTYVMAQPDTGSVYAGHAARLERGMQQEERAYRGRAAGAQRERLDAQQTELLETLVLALDELRAQAHLADAAELARELVALRREIASLLAELRRADTAEARQAIAAAIGRARDRLAQLAQRIAELDPSAVPSDFANRDAATQQEAADALGDLERALGAGDLDAADRHMHELERQIDQLVASLGQAEEDYAEEHFGARDRAMAEALDALEGLETEQRLLAERTDRTRRAAAARALEALRASGDPDTRRVVGELRAAQQALRGVPEGGIGMRDRDTLSRARQRLVDAEDALANGDLGEARRMVAEARADSLGLSRDLELSALMFGGAGGRTADAAAQVSAAARRIAALEGQLDRTIPDLRDHLAADESAQLRDDTTRQQTAESATERLAGQFREGPGGEALSDDAAATLDTVGQQMQEARRSLRRLDALGAGARQAEAAEALRELREELEEQSRGGGGGGGGGAGGGGGGGNSSSQRVAIPTAEDHEGPQAFRRRVLDAMDRRAPGGYEDAARRYYERLLR, from the coding sequence GTGACGACCGCCCCCGGCGACCTCGAGGCCTATCTGCGACGCGTGCGCTTTCGCGCGGGGTCGCTCGTGGTGCTGCGGGCCGTGGGGGTGGGCCTGGCCGCCGGGGCGCTGGCGCTGGCGCTGGCCGCGCTGGGCCTCGGTCCCCTGCCCCAGCCGCTGGTCGCCATCCTGGCCGTGGTGGCCAGCGTGCTCATGGGCGCCGCGCTGGCGGTGCGAGAGCTGCGGCGCACCCGGGCGCTCCGCGGGGCGGGGGCCACCCAGCTCTTCGCGCACCTCTCGCCGCAGCTGGCGTCACGCGCCAAGAGCGTGCTCGAGCTGACCGCGGCGCCCCCCGGAGCCAGCCTGGACCTGGTGCGGGCGCATCGCGCCGGGGTGGAGCGCGACCTGCGGGCGCTGCCCCTGGGCGCAGTCACCCCGCTGGGCACCTGGCTGCCAGTGCGGCTCCTGGCGGGGGTCCTGCTGGTCATGCTGGCGTCCGGGCTCACCCTGCAGACCTCGCGCGGCCGGGCGGGCGCCTATGCGCTCATCCACGCGTTCGACCAGCACGAGCCGGGGGCGCGGCGGGCGGATCTGGTCGCCGAGACACAGGCCACCCTGCGCTTTCCGGCGTATCGCGCGCGCCCCGCCGAGACACACCCGGGCGCCGACGCCCTGCAGCTGCCGCATGGCACCACGGTCACCTATCGGGTGCGATTCCACAGCGAGCCCAGCCGCGCCGCGCTGCGCCTGCCCAGCGGTGAGGCGCGCCTCACGCCTGCGGTGGACCCGCCCAGCGACGGCCTCTGGTACACGGCCGAGTTCGTGGCCAGCACCTCGGGGGCTGTGGAGATCGCCATCCAGCCCTCGGAGGGCGACGAGTGGGCCGCCGACCGACGCGCTCGCACCCTGCGCGTGCTGCCCGACGCCGAGCCCGTGGCCAGCCTGGCCGGCCCCGAGGGTGGCGCAGACCTCCCGCTGGATCTGCCCACGCGCATCGGCTACGCGGCCACGGATGACGTGGGTGTGGTGGAGGTGGCCCTCATCATCGCCCGCCCGGACGGCACCGAAGAGCGGCGTGTGCTCTCGCGCAACCCCGCCAACCAGGCGCTCCCGCTGGTGCAGGGCAGCGCGGAGATCCTGCCCATCGACCTGGGCGCCCAGCCCGGCGACCGCTTGACGCTCACGCTCGAAGCGCAGGACGGCGACGTGCTGACCGGCCCCCACCTCACGCGCTCGGCCCCGCTGGCGCTGCGCGTGGCCTCGGCTGGGACACGCCGAGAAGAGCTGCTGGCGGGGCTCGAGGCGCTCTTCACGGCGGCCCTCGATACCCTGGCAGAGCGGCTGGAGGTGCCCTTGCTGCGCCCCGACCGGAGCGATGCCACTGACCTCGCGCGCCACGACCACCTGGCCCAGCTGGAGCGTGGCTTGCTCAGCGCGCTCCGCACCTACGTGATGGCCCAACCCGACACGGGCAGCGTCTATGCGGGCCACGCCGCGCGGCTCGAGCGAGGCATGCAGCAAGAGGAGCGCGCCTACCGTGGCCGGGCCGCCGGCGCGCAGCGCGAGCGCCTGGACGCCCAACAGACGGAGCTGCTCGAGACCCTGGTGCTCGCCCTCGACGAGCTGCGCGCGCAGGCCCACCTGGCCGACGCCGCGGAGCTGGCCCGTGAGCTGGTGGCCCTGCGCCGCGAGATCGCGTCGCTGCTGGCCGAGCTGCGGCGGGCCGACACCGCCGAGGCGCGCCAGGCCATCGCCGCCGCCATCGGCCGCGCTCGGGACCGGCTGGCGCAGCTGGCCCAGCGCATCGCGGAGCTGGATCCGAGCGCGGTGCCGTCCGACTTCGCCAACCGCGACGCCGCCACGCAGCAAGAGGCGGCCGATGCGCTGGGCGACCTCGAGCGCGCGCTCGGGGCGGGCGACCTCGACGCCGCGGACCGGCACATGCACGAGCTGGAGCGGCAGATCGACCAGCTGGTGGCGTCACTGGGCCAGGCCGAAGAAGACTACGCGGAGGAACACTTCGGGGCGCGCGACCGGGCCATGGCCGAAGCGCTCGATGCCCTCGAGGGGCTCGAGACCGAGCAGCGCTTGCTGGCCGAGCGCACCGACCGGACTCGCCGAGCGGCGGCGGCGCGGGCCCTCGAGGCGCTGCGGGCGAGCGGCGATCCGGACACTCGGCGCGTGGTGGGCGAGCTGCGGGCGGCGCAGCAGGCGCTGCGCGGCGTGCCGGAGGGAGGCATCGGCATGCGCGACCGGGACACGCTCTCACGGGCGCGCCAGCGGCTGGTGGACGCCGAGGATGCCCTCGCCAACGGCGACCTGGGGGAGGCCCGCCGCATGGTGGCCGAAGCGCGAGCGGACTCGCTGGGCCTGTCGCGTGACCTCGAGCTGTCGGCGCTCATGTTCGGTGGCGCGGGGGGACGCACCGCCGACGCCGCAGCACAGGTGTCGGCCGCCGCGAGACGCATCGCCGCGCTGGAGGGTCAGCTGGACCGCACCATCCCCGACCTGCGGGACCACCTGGCCGCCGACGAGAGCGCCCAGCTGCGTGACGACACCACGCGCCAGCAGACCGCTGAGAGCGCCACCGAGCGGCTGGCGGGCCAGTTCCGTGAAGGTCCAGGCGGCGAGGCCCTGAGCGACGACGCGGCCGCCACGCTCGACACCGTGGGCCAACAGATGCAGGAGGCGCGGCGCTCGCTGCGGCGGCTGGACGCGCTGGGGGCCGGTGCCCGCCAGGCCGAAGCGGCCGAGGCGCTGCGCGAGCTGCGCGAAGAGCTGGAAGAGCAGAGCCGCGGTGGAGGTGGGGGCGGAGGCGGCGGGGCGGGCGGCGGCGGCGGCGGGGGCAACTCCTCCAGCCAGCGCGTGGCCATCCCCACGGCAGAGGACCACGAGGGCCCGCAGGCGTTCCGCCGGCGCGTGCTGGATGCCATGGACCGCCGCGCCCCGGGCGGCTACGAAGACGCCGCCCGCCGCTACTACGAGAGGCTGCTGCGATGA